A single Oncorhynchus nerka isolate Pitt River linkage group LG10, Oner_Uvic_2.0, whole genome shotgun sequence DNA region contains:
- the LOC135573817 gene encoding multidrug and toxin extrusion protein 1-like produces the protein MILYGFFHLADTFVGVMGGVVRGAGKQKIGALSNLVGYYFIGFPIGVSLMFPNKMGIIGLWIGLFTCVLIQSLFLVVLLCKLDWKKASQEALVRAGVQLPERKEEQFGLEKRGWSEAVPPSDESPGEGKTDVEGLGGDRGEGGGELEAEAGPVVSTVRLTVRQLVLRRGLVVILMFLILTAGIILSELLTSLLLG, from the exons ggcgtaatggGCGGTGTCGTGCGTGGAGCAGGAAAGCAGAAGATCGGAGCGTTGAGTAATCTGGTGGGCTACTACTTCATTGGCTTCCCCATCGGAGTCTCCCTCATGTTCCCTAACAAGATGGGCATCATAG gttTGTGGATAGGCCTGTTCACCTGTGTGTTAATCCAGTCCTTGTTCTTGGTAGTTCTGCTGTGTAAACTGGACTGGAAAAAAGCCAGTCAAGAG GCTCTGGTGAGGGCAGGAGTCCAGCTCCCTGAAAGGAAAGAAGAGCAGTTTGGACTGGAGAAGAGAG GCTGGTCGGAGGCGGTCCCACCCAGCGACGAGAGCCCTGGGGAGGGGAAGACGGACGTGGAGGGGCTGGGTGGGGACAGGGGGGAAGGCGGGGGGGAGTTAGAGGCTGAGGCGGGGCCGGTGGTCAGTACGGTGAGGTTGACTGTCAGACAGCTGGTGCTTCGTCGTGGGCTAGTTGTCATCCTCATGTTCCTCATCCTCACCGCTGGAATCATCCTCAGTGAACTGCTCACCAGCCTGCTGCTCGGATAG